The proteins below are encoded in one region of Caldisericia bacterium:
- a CDS encoding sulfurtransferase TusA family protein, whose translation MEELKPTKTIDERGEVCPVPDVDTKRALKSMKPGEILEVLIDYPLSKERIPATAEREGHEVLKIEEIGPSEWRILIKVGGKKE comes from the coding sequence ATGGAGGAATTAAAACCAACAAAAACGATTGATGAAAGAGGAGAGGTTTGCCCTGTTCCAGATGTAGACACAAAAAGGGCTTTAAAAAGTATGAAACCAGGAGAGATTCTTGAGGTATTAATTGATTATCCACTTTCGAAGGAGAGAATACCAGCAACTGCAGAGAGGGAAGGGCATGAGGTTTTAAAAATTGAAGAGATAGGACCCAGTGAATGGAGGATTCTAATCAAAGTGGGTGGTAAGAAAGAGTAA